One segment of Polaribacter huanghezhanensis DNA contains the following:
- the uvrC gene encoding excinuclease ABC subunit UvrC, with translation MSNALEIQIKSLPDSPGVYQYFDINDIIIYVGKAKNLKKRVASYFTKNHENGKTRVLVKKIASIKHIVVDTETDALLLENNLIKKYQPKYNVMLKDDKTYPWICIKKERFPRIFLTRNVVKDGSEYFGPYTSVRTAKALLDLIKELYTLRTCKYDLSKEKIAAKKYRVCLEYHLGNCKAPCENLQTEENYLLDIAAIRNIVKGNFKESLEKFSELMQDFAAKMEFEEAQKIKVKLEQLSNYQAKSTVVNPSINNVDVFSVISDESFGYVNFFKIANGSIIQSHTSEIKKKLDETDKTLLELSIIEIRQRFNSQSKEIYVPFVVDVGDDVKVTVPKTGDKKRIVELSIRNARYFRQDRFKQLKIVDPDRHANRIMSQMKIDLRLKALPRHIECFDNSNIQGTHPVAACVVFRNGKPSKKEYRHYNIKTVVGPDDFASMEEVVFRRYKRLLAENESLPQLIIIDGGKGQLSSALKSLDILGLRGKIAIVGIAKRLEEIYYPGDSVPLYLDKKSESLKIIQFLRNEAHRFGITFHRNKRSKSAIQSELEQIPSIGKQTITTLLRKFKSAKRVKDATLEELTPEVGNSRAKIIFEYFNNKSE, from the coding sequence ATGTCTAATGCATTAGAAATCCAAATAAAGTCGTTGCCAGATTCTCCCGGTGTGTATCAATATTTTGATATAAATGATATTATTATCTATGTAGGTAAGGCAAAAAACCTTAAAAAAAGAGTTGCTTCTTATTTTACTAAAAACCACGAAAATGGCAAAACTAGAGTTTTAGTAAAGAAGATTGCAAGTATAAAACACATTGTTGTAGATACAGAAACAGATGCGTTGTTGTTAGAAAACAATCTAATTAAAAAGTATCAACCAAAATATAATGTGATGCTTAAAGATGACAAAACTTATCCATGGATTTGCATTAAAAAAGAACGCTTTCCAAGAATCTTTTTAACTCGAAATGTTGTAAAAGACGGTTCGGAGTATTTTGGGCCGTACACCTCTGTAAGAACCGCAAAAGCATTGTTAGATTTAATAAAAGAATTGTATACATTAAGAACTTGCAAATACGATTTAAGCAAAGAAAAAATTGCAGCAAAAAAATATAGAGTGTGTTTAGAATATCACTTAGGAAACTGTAAAGCACCTTGCGAAAACTTGCAAACAGAAGAAAATTACTTGTTAGATATTGCTGCAATTAGAAATATTGTTAAAGGAAATTTTAAAGAATCCTTAGAAAAATTTTCTGAGTTGATGCAAGATTTCGCAGCTAAAATGGAGTTTGAAGAAGCGCAAAAAATAAAAGTAAAGCTAGAACAATTATCTAATTACCAAGCAAAATCTACCGTTGTAAATCCGTCTATTAATAATGTAGATGTATTTTCTGTTATTTCTGATGAAAGCTTCGGATATGTTAACTTTTTTAAAATAGCAAACGGCTCCATCATTCAGTCTCACACCTCAGAGATCAAGAAAAAATTAGACGAAACAGACAAAACATTATTAGAATTATCAATCATAGAAATTCGCCAACGGTTTAACTCTCAATCAAAGGAAATTTACGTTCCGTTTGTTGTTGATGTTGGTGATGATGTAAAAGTGACCGTTCCAAAAACAGGAGATAAAAAACGAATTGTAGAATTGTCAATTAGAAATGCGCGCTATTTTAGACAAGACAGGTTTAAGCAACTAAAAATTGTTGATCCAGACCGACATGCAAATCGAATTATGTCTCAAATGAAAATAGATTTACGCTTAAAAGCATTACCAAGACATATTGAGTGTTTTGACAATTCGAATATTCAAGGAACGCATCCAGTTGCAGCTTGTGTGGTTTTTAGAAACGGAAAACCAAGTAAAAAAGAATACAGACATTACAATATAAAAACAGTTGTTGGTCCAGATGATTTTGCGTCGATGGAAGAAGTAGTTTTTAGACGCTACAAAAGATTGTTGGCAGAGAACGAATCGTTGCCGCAACTTATTATTATTGATGGCGGAAAAGGACAATTATCATCTGCTTTAAAAAGTTTAGATATTTTAGGGCTAAGAGGTAAAATTGCCATTGTTGGAATTGCAAAAAGATTGGAAGAAATTTATTATCCAGGAGATTCTGTTCCATTATATTTAGATAAAAAATCGGAGAGTTTAAAAATCATTCAGTTTTTAAGAAACGAAGCGCATCGATTTGGAATTACCTTTCACAGAAATAAAAGAAGTAAAAGCGCCATTCAATCAGAGTTAGAGCAAATTCCTAGTATTGGTAAGCAAACGATTACAACATTATTGCGTAAATTTAAGTCGGCAAAAAGAGTAAAAGACGCAACATTAGAAGAGTTAACACCTGAAGTTGGTAATTCAAGAGCTAAAATTATATTCGAATATTTTAATAATAAATCAGAATGA
- a CDS encoding patatin-like phospholipase family protein, producing MKKLFFIFLMTSIVVFSQKKQPKIGLVLSGGGAKGFAHIGVLKEIEKAGIQIDYIGGTSMGAIVGGLYAAGYSASQIEKIVIDTDFYTLLRDKNTRKATPFFEKEHGEKYSIVLPINKGKIGLPQGVSKGQNVLSFLTQLLSPVDSISDFSKLPIPFFCIATDVETGNQIKLTSGSLPLALRASGSFPTLLNPIEVDDKLLVDGGIANNFPVDEMKKTGVDIIIGVDVQSELFKKEKIKTVLDVLGQISNYQIYKRNAEQVAKTDVYIHPDIYDYSVVSFDKPVEILSKGVQIGKKFAKTFDSIAKLQPLKIKRIDLVNTDPEFVVHKVEIKGNNNYTRAYILGKLKLQEGDKINYKELATKISYLSATDNFKMIKFHVKNTPEGKNIQLKIKEKKLNASLRLGVHYDLVYKSGVLINLNKKNILSKNDAVSLDLVVGDKPRFNLHYFVDNGFYYSYGFSSRYNSFQTNVISNLPGINLINLQYRDFTNRVYVQTTFDRKFAIGLGLEQQELVSQTETISTTTNEPFVFDDSNYLNLYSYLKLDTYDDKYYPKKGILLDARFKWYMASSDYNKDFIQFSQVRGKIGFAKTFKKNLTLLFESEAGFTLGNVNSKTFDFLLGGYNQNFINNFIPFYGYDINALSEQSFLKSTINVRVGITEKQFVHFLANYARVENSVLNNGNLFNDTKSGYAIGYSVNSIIGPIDLKYSWSPDTNKYSWYFNLGFWF from the coding sequence ATGAAAAAATTGTTTTTTATATTTTTAATGACATCAATAGTTGTTTTTTCACAAAAAAAACAACCAAAAATTGGTTTGGTTTTGAGTGGTGGAGGAGCCAAAGGGTTTGCCCATATTGGTGTTTTAAAAGAAATAGAAAAAGCAGGAATTCAAATAGATTATATTGGCGGTACAAGTATGGGCGCAATTGTTGGCGGTTTGTACGCTGCAGGTTATAGTGCAAGTCAAATAGAAAAAATTGTTATTGATACAGATTTTTATACCCTACTTCGAGATAAAAACACACGAAAAGCAACTCCTTTTTTCGAAAAAGAACACGGAGAAAAATATTCAATTGTTTTGCCAATAAATAAAGGGAAAATAGGATTGCCTCAAGGAGTTTCTAAAGGTCAAAATGTCCTAAGTTTTTTAACACAGTTATTATCCCCTGTAGATTCTATTTCAGATTTTTCTAAATTGCCAATTCCGTTTTTCTGCATTGCAACAGATGTAGAAACCGGAAATCAAATAAAACTTACAAGTGGCTCATTACCATTGGCGTTAAGAGCAAGTGGTTCTTTTCCTACGTTGTTAAATCCGATAGAGGTTGATGATAAATTATTGGTTGACGGCGGAATTGCAAACAATTTTCCGGTTGATGAAATGAAAAAAACAGGCGTCGATATTATTATTGGTGTTGATGTACAATCGGAATTATTTAAAAAAGAAAAGATTAAAACAGTATTAGATGTATTAGGTCAAATTTCTAATTATCAGATTTATAAAAGAAACGCAGAACAGGTTGCTAAAACAGATGTGTATATTCATCCAGATATTTATGATTATTCTGTAGTTTCTTTTGATAAACCTGTAGAAATATTATCTAAAGGAGTACAAATAGGTAAAAAATTTGCTAAAACATTCGACAGCATTGCAAAACTTCAACCTCTAAAAATAAAACGAATTGATTTGGTTAATACAGATCCTGAATTTGTTGTTCATAAAGTAGAAATTAAAGGAAACAATAATTATACAAGAGCTTATATATTAGGAAAATTAAAACTGCAAGAAGGGGATAAAATAAACTATAAGGAGTTGGCAACTAAGATTAGTTATTTATCGGCAACAGATAATTTTAAGATGATCAAATTTCATGTTAAAAATACGCCTGAAGGAAAAAATATTCAATTAAAAATCAAAGAAAAGAAGCTAAATGCAAGTTTAAGGTTAGGAGTACATTACGATTTGGTATACAAATCGGGCGTTTTAATCAACTTAAATAAAAAGAATATTTTATCTAAAAACGATGCTGTTTCTTTAGATTTAGTCGTTGGGGACAAACCAAGGTTTAATTTGCACTACTTTGTAGACAACGGATTTTATTATAGTTATGGCTTTAGTTCTAGGTACAATAGTTTTCAAACCAATGTTATATCAAACTTACCAGGTATCAATTTAATTAATTTACAATACAGAGATTTTACAAATAGAGTTTATGTTCAAACCACCTTCGACAGAAAGTTTGCAATTGGTTTAGGGTTAGAGCAACAAGAGTTGGTGTCGCAAACAGAAACAATTTCTACAACGACAAACGAACCATTTGTTTTTGACGATAGTAATTATTTAAACCTGTATTCTTATCTAAAGCTAGATACGTATGATGATAAATATTATCCTAAAAAAGGGATTTTATTAGACGCCAGATTTAAGTGGTACATGGCTTCTTCAGATTATAATAAAGATTTTATTCAGTTTTCTCAAGTACGAGGAAAAATAGGTTTTGCAAAAACGTTTAAAAAGAACCTTACGTTGCTATTTGAATCTGAAGCAGGATTTACACTTGGAAATGTAAACTCAAAAACCTTCGATTTTTTATTAGGTGGATACAATCAAAACTTTATCAATAATTTTATTCCTTTTTACGGATATGACATCAACGCATTGTCAGAACAGTCGTTTTTAAAATCTACAATTAATGTACGAGTTGGCATTACAGAAAAACAGTTTGTTCATTTTTTAGCAAATTATGCTAGAGTAGAAAACAGCGTTTTAAACAACGGAAATTTATTTAATGACACAAAATCTGGCTACGCTATTGGGTATAGTGTAAACTCTATTATTGGCCCAATTGATTTAAAATATTCTTGGTCTCCAGATACAAATAAATATTCTTGGTATTTTAATTTGGGCTTTTGGTTTTGA
- a CDS encoding nicotinic acid mononucleotide adenyltransferase encodes MKKILTLAFFFAFTISNAQEIEPTYEKSEDMVKATYYYQDGSIKEQGFFKDKKLTGQWVSYNKKGEKIVIANYIAGKKVGKWFAWSNNALKEITYTNNTIVSVKSWNHDTTKLASNK; translated from the coding sequence ATGAAAAAAATACTTACCCTAGCGTTCTTTTTTGCTTTTACAATTAGCAACGCTCAAGAAATTGAACCAACATATGAAAAATCTGAAGATATGGTTAAGGCAACTTACTACTATCAAGATGGTTCTATTAAAGAACAAGGTTTTTTTAAAGATAAAAAATTAACAGGTCAGTGGGTTTCTTATAATAAAAAAGGAGAAAAAATAGTAATTGCAAATTATATAGCGGGTAAAAAAGTAGGAAAATGGTTTGCTTGGAGTAACAATGCTTTAAAAGAGATTACCTACACTAACAATACAATTGTTAGTGTTAAAAGTTGGAATCATGATACCACCAAATTAGCATCAAATAAATAA
- a CDS encoding ribonuclease E/G yields the protein MKTELIIRSSSSDIDFALLRDGKLIELNKETNDNKFSVGDIFIAKIGKVLSGLNAAFVNVGYPKDGFLHYHDLGAQVNSLSKFLKKVSTGNYKEYTLKNFGFEKDIHKDGSINDVLKTGQNTLVQIVKEPISTKGPRISSELSIAGRFLVLVPFSNRVSVSQKIADPKEKERLKRLAQSIKPKGFGVILRTVAQDKKVAELDRDLQNSLERWKGMCKSIANTNTPTKILSELNRASSILRDVMNDSFTNIVTNDETLVVEIKDYLQEIYPEKVNIVNLHKSKTPIFEKYGVERQIKTSFGKTVSMSKGAYLVIEHTEALHVVDVNSGNRSNKANSQEDTALEVNMIAAKEIARQLQLRDMGGIIVVDFIDMQSAENRQKLYQYMKDEMSFDRTKHKILPPSKFGLVQITRQRVRPELEIKTREPNPNINGEVEAPIVLIDKIEIELERIISSGKNYKKITLNAHPFVAAYLTQGVFSIRFKWFIKYKKWIDILPRDAYQYLQYKFYKKSK from the coding sequence ATGAAAACAGAATTAATTATTCGTTCAAGTTCATCTGATATTGATTTTGCCTTACTAAGAGATGGTAAACTTATAGAGTTAAATAAAGAGACAAACGATAACAAGTTTTCTGTAGGCGATATTTTTATTGCCAAAATAGGAAAAGTTTTATCGGGCTTAAATGCTGCTTTTGTAAATGTTGGTTATCCAAAAGATGGCTTTTTACATTATCATGATTTAGGCGCACAAGTAAACTCTTTATCAAAATTCCTTAAGAAAGTAAGCACAGGTAATTATAAAGAATACACTTTAAAAAATTTCGGCTTTGAGAAAGATATACACAAAGACGGAAGCATTAACGATGTCCTTAAAACAGGACAAAACACATTAGTGCAAATTGTAAAAGAACCTATTTCTACCAAAGGACCACGAATTAGTTCTGAGCTATCTATAGCTGGTAGATTTTTAGTTTTAGTTCCTTTTTCTAATAGAGTTTCTGTATCGCAAAAAATTGCAGATCCAAAAGAAAAAGAACGTTTAAAAAGATTAGCCCAAAGCATAAAACCAAAAGGGTTTGGTGTGATACTAAGAACTGTTGCTCAAGATAAAAAAGTAGCAGAATTAGACAGGGATTTACAAAACTCTTTAGAACGTTGGAAAGGCATGTGTAAAAGCATTGCAAACACAAACACCCCAACAAAAATTTTGAGCGAGTTAAACAGAGCATCTTCTATTTTAAGAGATGTAATGAATGATTCTTTTACAAACATTGTTACAAATGACGAGACTTTAGTTGTAGAAATTAAAGATTATTTACAAGAAATTTATCCCGAAAAGGTAAATATTGTAAATCTACACAAATCAAAAACTCCAATATTTGAGAAGTATGGCGTAGAGCGTCAAATAAAAACTTCTTTTGGTAAAACAGTATCTATGAGCAAAGGTGCCTATTTGGTAATTGAACATACCGAAGCATTGCACGTTGTAGATGTAAATAGCGGAAACAGATCTAACAAAGCAAATTCTCAAGAAGATACTGCTTTAGAAGTAAACATGATTGCTGCAAAAGAAATTGCAAGACAATTACAGTTACGTGATATGGGTGGAATTATTGTGGTTGATTTTATTGATATGCAAAGTGCAGAAAATAGACAAAAACTCTATCAGTACATGAAAGATGAAATGTCTTTTGATAGAACAAAGCACAAAATTTTACCACCAAGTAAATTTGGTTTGGTACAAATCACTCGTCAAAGAGTAAGACCAGAATTAGAAATTAAAACAAGAGAGCCAAATCCGAATATAAACGGAGAAGTTGAAGCTCCAATTGTTTTAATTGATAAAATCGAAATTGAGTTAGAAAGAATTATATCTAGCGGAAAAAACTACAAAAAGATTACGCTTAATGCGCATCCGTTTGTAGCCGCGTACCTTACACAAGGTGTTTTTTCTATCCGTTTTAAATGGTTTATTAAATACAAAAAGTGGATCGATATATTACCTAGAGATGCTTACCAGTACTTACAATATAAATTTTATAAAAAAAGTAAGTAA
- a CDS encoding HU family DNA-binding protein, translating to MTKADIVSKISDKSGIEKADVLATVEAFMTEVKGALEQGDNVYLRGFGSFIIKTRAEKTGRNISKNTTIKIPAHNIPAFKPAKTFTEGVKTNVLVK from the coding sequence ATGACGAAAGCAGATATCGTATCAAAAATTTCGGATAAATCTGGAATTGAAAAGGCAGATGTTTTAGCAACAGTTGAAGCATTTATGACAGAAGTTAAAGGCGCATTAGAGCAAGGAGATAATGTATATTTAAGAGGTTTTGGAAGCTTTATTATTAAAACTAGAGCAGAAAAAACGGGAAGAAATATTTCTAAAAACACAACCATTAAAATTCCTGCACACAACATTCCGGCTTTTAAACCAGCAAAGACCTTTACTGAAGGAGTAAAAACGAACGTATTAGTAAAATAA
- the mutY gene encoding A/G-specific adenine glycosylase, whose translation MKFSNQLIYWYLQKDRDLPWRKTKNSYFIWLSEIMLQQTRVHQGLSYYSTFTKEFPTVFDLANASESKVLKLWQGLGYYSRARNLHYSAKYIANELNGEFPSTYEEIKKLKGVGDYTASAISSICFDESQAVVDGNVYRVLARYFGIKTPINSSAGIKEFKEVAQTLIDINQPGTHNQAIMDFGALHCKPQNPLCETCPFNDSCVALETKTIKELPVKEKKIKVRKRYFNYLVFISDDNKTMLSERKGKGIWQGLYQFPLIESEKSISTKELFVELESKVVSFEGVVLFNEKEIVHKLSHQHLYTKFWIVKKDKLYDNQVDWNAIEKYPVPILIANFLENFNPTNGYF comes from the coding sequence ATGAAATTTTCTAACCAATTAATTTACTGGTATTTACAAAAAGATAGAGATTTGCCTTGGCGAAAAACCAAAAACTCATATTTTATTTGGTTATCAGAAATAATGCTACAGCAAACCAGAGTTCATCAAGGTTTGTCTTATTATAGTACGTTTACAAAAGAATTTCCTACGGTTTTTGATTTGGCAAATGCAAGCGAATCTAAAGTTTTAAAGCTTTGGCAGGGTTTAGGGTATTATTCTAGAGCCAGAAATTTACATTACTCAGCAAAATATATTGCCAATGAATTAAATGGCGAATTTCCATCAACCTACGAAGAAATAAAAAAACTAAAAGGTGTTGGAGATTATACGGCTTCGGCAATTTCTTCTATTTGTTTTGACGAATCGCAAGCTGTTGTAGACGGAAACGTCTATAGAGTTCTTGCTCGTTATTTCGGAATTAAAACACCCATCAATTCATCCGCAGGAATCAAAGAGTTTAAAGAAGTAGCGCAAACATTAATTGATATAAATCAACCAGGAACACACAATCAGGCAATTATGGATTTTGGCGCGTTGCATTGCAAACCTCAAAATCCGCTCTGCGAAACCTGTCCGTTTAACGATAGTTGTGTTGCTCTAGAAACCAAAACAATTAAAGAGTTACCTGTTAAAGAGAAGAAAATAAAAGTTAGAAAGCGGTATTTTAATTATTTGGTTTTTATTTCTGATGATAATAAGACGATGTTATCAGAAAGAAAAGGAAAAGGAATTTGGCAAGGTTTGTACCAGTTTCCTTTAATAGAATCAGAAAAAAGTATTTCAACAAAAGAATTGTTTGTAGAACTTGAATCAAAAGTAGTATCTTTTGAAGGTGTTGTATTATTTAATGAAAAAGAAATAGTTCACAAACTTTCGCATCAACATTTATACACCAAATTTTGGATTGTCAAGAAAGATAAACTATATGATAATCAAGTAGATTGGAATGCCATAGAAAAATACCCTGTACCAATATTAATCGCTAATTTTTTAGAAAACTTCAATCCTACAAACGGATATTTTTAG
- a CDS encoding single-stranded DNA-binding protein, translated as MAGTLNKVMLIGHLGDEVKMHYFEGGNAIGRFPVATNETYTNKQTGEKVTNTEWHNIIVRNKLAEICEKYLSKGDKIYCEGRLKTRQWEQDGQKRYATEVHVAEMTFLTTKKETVKQETPTEKNPETNTQVEENDDLPF; from the coding sequence ATGGCAGGAACATTAAATAAGGTAATGCTTATTGGGCATTTAGGAGACGAAGTTAAAATGCATTATTTTGAAGGCGGAAACGCTATTGGACGTTTTCCTGTTGCAACAAACGAAACATATACAAATAAGCAAACTGGCGAAAAAGTTACCAATACAGAATGGCACAATATTATTGTTAGAAATAAATTGGCAGAAATTTGCGAAAAATATTTATCTAAAGGAGATAAAATTTATTGCGAAGGAAGGCTTAAAACCCGTCAGTGGGAACAAGATGGCCAAAAAAGATATGCTACAGAAGTTCATGTCGCAGAAATGACTTTTTTAACCACCAAAAAAGAAACGGTAAAACAAGAAACTCCAACAGAGAAAAATCCAGAGACGAATACTCAAGTTGAAGAAAACGACGATTTACCATTTTAG
- a CDS encoding gliding motility-associated protein GldE, which yields MDAEPTSIFLFLALKINVLIAVNSLVLLFLLLCSALISGSEIAFFSLSQTQLNNQNEKTKGNSLVVKLLERPKRLLATILITNNFINILIVLLFSGLGELVFESKDFSVNWGVISISSDVIKFTIEVVLVTFLILLFGEVLPKVYASRNSLKFSNTMAKPVHVLTILLSVFSLPLIRLTGVVEKRLGGKNSDFSVEKLSQALELTSEGTTTKEEKKILQGIVTFGNTETVQIMKPRIDIFAISDEENYNDVLEKIVKRGYSRNPVYHESIDNIVGILYAKDLLEHLDKTKFKWQDLWREPFFVPENKKLDDLLSEFQDKKNHLAIVVDEYGGTSGIVTLEDVIEEIVGDINDEFDDEDLAYSKLDANNYVFDGKTTIKDFCKVLNVDNEAVFEEEKGESETLAGFILEISGKFPRKGEKINFHNFSFTVEALDKRRIKQVKVTRLHA from the coding sequence TTGGACGCAGAACCCACAAGTATCTTTTTATTTTTAGCATTAAAAATCAATGTATTAATTGCAGTTAATAGTTTAGTGCTGCTCTTTTTATTACTTTGCTCTGCATTAATTTCTGGATCAGAAATTGCCTTTTTTTCGCTTTCACAAACACAATTAAACAATCAAAACGAAAAAACGAAAGGAAATAGTCTGGTTGTTAAACTGCTAGAAAGACCCAAAAGATTACTCGCAACAATTTTAATTACGAACAATTTTATAAATATTCTTATTGTATTATTATTTTCCGGGTTGGGCGAATTGGTCTTTGAAAGCAAGGATTTTTCTGTCAACTGGGGAGTTATTTCTATTTCTAGTGATGTTATTAAGTTTACGATAGAGGTAGTTTTAGTTACCTTTTTAATTTTGTTGTTTGGCGAAGTATTGCCAAAAGTGTATGCCTCTAGAAATTCGTTAAAATTTTCTAATACGATGGCAAAACCAGTACATGTTTTAACCATCTTATTGTCTGTTTTTAGTCTGCCTTTAATTCGATTAACAGGCGTAGTAGAAAAACGATTAGGAGGTAAAAATTCTGATTTTTCTGTAGAAAAATTATCACAAGCATTAGAACTTACATCAGAAGGAACAACCACTAAAGAAGAAAAGAAAATTTTACAAGGAATTGTCACTTTTGGAAATACAGAAACGGTTCAGATTATGAAACCTCGAATAGATATTTTTGCTATTTCTGATGAAGAAAATTACAATGATGTCTTAGAGAAAATAGTAAAAAGAGGGTATTCTAGAAATCCGGTATATCATGAATCTATCGATAATATTGTAGGTATTTTATATGCAAAAGACTTGCTGGAACATTTAGATAAAACCAAGTTTAAATGGCAAGATTTATGGCGCGAGCCTTTTTTTGTACCAGAAAATAAAAAGTTAGACGATTTATTAAGTGAGTTTCAAGACAAGAAAAATCATTTGGCAATTGTAGTTGATGAATACGGCGGAACAAGCGGAATTGTAACCTTAGAAGATGTTATTGAAGAAATTGTTGGAGATATAAATGACGAATTTGATGATGAAGATTTAGCCTATTCTAAATTAGATGCTAACAATTATGTATTTGATGGAAAAACCACCATTAAAGACTTTTGTAAAGTTTTAAATGTTGATAATGAAGCTGTTTTTGAAGAAGAAAAAGGAGAGTCTGAAACTTTAGCAGGATTTATTTTAGAGATTTCTGGAAAATTTCCAAGAAAAGGAGAGAAAATAAACTTCCATAACTTTTCGTTTACAGTTGAGGCGCTTGATAAAAGGCGAATTAAACAAGTTAAAGTAACCAGATTACATGCGTAA
- the gldD gene encoding gliding motility lipoprotein GldD, producing MRNFYILFLIGIFFSSCKEDVLPKPKAYLRLQYPTTTYKKVVVAKPYSFEVSSNAEILEQPNFWRQIKYPKLKATIDITYRPVKNNLRELLTESEKLVYEHAVKAEEIITTNFENFDRRVFSSMQEISGNAASQIQFHVTDSTDNFIRGALYFYAKPNYDSILPAVDYIKKDIMRLIETFEWEK from the coding sequence ATGCGTAATTTTTATATCCTTTTTTTAATAGGAATTTTTTTTTCTTCTTGTAAAGAAGATGTTTTACCAAAACCAAAAGCCTATTTAAGGTTACAATATCCAACAACAACATATAAAAAAGTTGTGGTTGCAAAACCGTATAGTTTTGAGGTTTCTTCTAATGCAGAAATACTTGAACAACCAAACTTTTGGCGACAAATAAAATATCCGAAGTTAAAAGCAACTATAGATATTACGTACAGACCAGTTAAAAATAATTTAAGAGAATTGTTAACTGAATCTGAAAAACTGGTGTATGAACACGCTGTTAAAGCTGAAGAAATTATCACAACAAATTTTGAAAATTTTGACAGACGAGTTTTTAGCAGCATGCAAGAAATTTCTGGAAATGCAGCTTCGCAAATTCAGTTTCATGTAACTGATAGTACAGATAATTTTATAAGAGGAGCTCTGTATTTTTATGCAAAACCAAATTACGATTCTATTTTACCTGCTGTAGATTATATTAAAAAAGACATTATGCGTTTAATAGAAACGTTTGAGTGGGAGAAGTAA
- a CDS encoding heavy-metal-associated domain-containing protein: MKLQRIILVVLVAVFTLSACNTETKKTPEVTIAKTPKLQKVAISISGMTCEIGCARTIQSKLSKKAGITSAKVIFKDSLGLVEYDANTISEEDINTFISGIAGGDLYSVKSSKQVANFDEVEK; this comes from the coding sequence ATGAAACTTCAACGAATTATATTAGTAGTATTGGTAGCCGTTTTTACACTTTCGGCGTGTAATACAGAAACAAAAAAAACACCTGAAGTAACCATCGCAAAAACTCCAAAATTGCAAAAAGTAGCAATTTCTATTTCTGGAATGACTTGCGAAATTGGTTGTGCAAGAACCATACAATCTAAGCTTTCTAAAAAAGCAGGAATTACCTCTGCAAAAGTGATCTTTAAAGACAGTTTAGGTTTGGTAGAATATGATGCAAATACCATTTCTGAAGAAGACATCAATACGTTTATAAGCGGAATTGCAGGCGGAGATTTATACTCAGTAAAAAGCTCTAAACAAGTTGCAAATTTTGATGAAGTTGAAAAGTAA